CTGTAAATGTCATATGTGATAAATtctaatgaaatttttttgaaaaagggtaaacgaaaaaaaggaaaataaattataaaaaattggaaaaatgaTCTACTTCATATgacaaagaaaaattagaaataacataaaaattcattctcaaatatttggaacaaaaataatactatGAAATTTTATCGTTTGAAAGAGAAGAATGATTTAAAAGGATGTTGCAAATAAGTGTAACCTAACAAAAACGGATAttgaaaataacaaaacaatAATTAGCCTTCCCCCTTTCTAGTTTCCATTAAtccgttgttgttgttgatgtatAAATCATGCCAAAATTAAAGATGTTGTTGACTACTGACACGGCTATAAAAGATGACAAAGTTATTCATTTAATAACTTTGCATAAATTGTTAGGTGAGcgtctgatttttctttttttagtaatatgattttaaatttttaattgcaTTGAAGTGGACTAAATCTCatataatacttttatttttttttcaaattcaaaaattcctatattaatttttgaagatcTAGTTCTGGATATCCTCTTGGTCTCTGAACCTTCTTCGGCACTAAATGAGTTGGCTTGACTTGTTATGCCGGACATACCTCATTTTACCATTTAAACTAggcaaaaacaaaattattttggaaaatgaaagaagataaaataatttacaCATTACATAaactcttcttcatcttcttgttTTTGCCTTGTTTAAACACCAAAATGAAACGacattatttaaccatgtaTTCTGCGTAGCAAGTTTAAAACATGCTCAAGACTCTATTTGTGGACTCAGCGCTGGAAAGAATCCAGGGACTAATATAGTAATCAAAGCTGGATCCCAAATACCAGTATAGTAAATTTTAGATCTAAAAGACTAAAATGGTAAAAGTTGCAAAATACCACTTTGGAAGTTTAGTCGAGGAGAGGGTATAAAAGTCTTTTCCCGCTTTTGAATCTTTCCTGTTGCTGATTTAGAAGACGCgccacaaaattaaaatacaaaggAATAAGGAATAAATAAATGTACCATACCATCATGGCATCATAATTCAAAGATTACCTAAAATTTATTCAACTATCTATTATGCATGCAAACAAACAGACTGTTAGGTAGGAGGCATCAATATGCCAATTAGACGTCCTTCTAATTCTAACAAAACAATGAAACATCATGtgcaaaaaattgaattttgcgCCATATTTATATATCTTGTAACAGTTATCCAGGACTATACTTCAGCATTTCACATACCCCAAAATTCAAATCTAGAAAGAATCACTCACGTAtctcaagttctagaggacttTTATACAATACAATAATACTACATAGCATGACAGAGACAAGTTGGACTCTGCCTAAAATAAAATGGCCAAGCAATATACTAGAAGACAAATATAATTCAAACCCCACGTGTCTGAGTAGGATGGGGGAAGAGGGTTAATATGGGTTTAAGGGGATTAGCAACAAACACTAACCCCATTAATCACAACATATCTTAAAAGAATTATGCATTCATGAAGTGGAGATTCATTGAAGAATCAATTGACTATTTAAGAATGCAGTTTGATAAGAGCAAACTTTTATCATTGGCATTGTGGTAGTAATCTGCAGGTTGGACAATACCATTTACCCTTGAACCTTGTCTCTTGAGTTAAGCCGACACATGAATAGTGGAACCATTCTCCTCCTTGGCACTATCAAGAAAAACAGACATTTGGATTATTATTGTTAGAGCTTTCACAGTCGTGTGCGAATCTGCATCGTTTATCTTTCAGGGAAAAGCTACACATTCTAGCTACAAACATGGACTGAACATCTAATCAGAGGTTTATATTCATATAGGATTTTAAGAACTCTCCTATATGCTGACTTAAATTTACTTTATGTTCATATATCAATCCATCATCCAATGCAGCATGTATACAGGCAGCAGCTTTACTATCATTCTTTTGAAATAGCTATTGAACTATTTGCAAACATTCTCAAAAtgataattaacaaataaacaaacggtggagaagggaaaaaaaagtcTTAACAAAAGTAATCTTTTCGGTACTGTTTGGTTAGTGTCCATGTACACTGGAAACATGGACATAGTGGCAAATGTCCACCGCTTATTCGTTAAGATGTATTTTGTGTTCTTATAAAAGGTTAAGACACAGAGACATAAAAAACAGCTTTTTTTATAGTCTTgtccttaaaaaatttttaaatcccaCCTCTACCCTCAGTCCCTCACCTTTACCAACATATTGCCTCTTCCTCAACCCTTCTCATTCCTCCctgctcctcctcctcctccctttaGCTGCCTCTGCCTTGCCACCCCTTCCTCCGCCTTTCTACCTCCACCACACTCCCTCTCTATCCTCTTTGTCACAACCTCTACCCTCACCTCTCTTCCTCAGCCGTCTCCTTCACTGAGGTACCACATTTTTATGTTTACTTATCGACAATAATATGATAATATCTCGTAAATAATTATGCCATAGTGTTGCTATTCATCTAGCCTACAAAAGAAGCCATGAAATTTCTAAATAGAAAACAAAGCAGCAACAAGAACCATTATATTAAATGTGGATATTTGGGGAAACCCGATTTctccaaagaaaaagaaagaggcaAAGCAAAACATAGAGCAAGAGAGAGCAAAGCAAAATGAACTTACATTTTCGTTGTCACAAGCAATCATGTCACCAAAAGACACCTAAAAAATCAGAGAACCAAATTGCCTCAGTTTCTTAGCAGAACATCTTGAGCAGATAACAAGATATATTAGGAACAACAAATTAGAACCTGATGACAAACACAGTATGTTGGCTCATTTGGATCAATAGGTGTATCCATCTCCATAGGAGTTATATACTCCTTCTTATGGCTACCTGGTGGAGGCATTAGCTCAAAGTCTCTATCATGCTCCCGATCCCAGTCTCTATCCCTGTAATCAAGCCTCTTTGACTGTGGTGTTACATATAAGGGCTTGCGTTTTTCAGGTTTAGGGACTATAGGCAATGGGGGAAGAATTGCTGGTTCATCCGGTGGTATTTTCCCCTCTGATAAAGTTAAATGTGAAAGgggggaaaaaagaaaatttgctAGATCACAACTTCATTATGTACACAAATAAGTAAAGTAACACATTTTTATCAGTTTTTAGAAAGTCTCCTGAATTACAAAACAATTATTCCCGTGGTTTTTAGTGTCTCTCGCTAGTGCATTACATATTACTTTATACAGATCCAAAAACATAAAACTATGTACTTTATCCCAAACTCTCTTACcacaaatataattataattggcATAATTAACTGCCACTGTTTCGAACATTAGATGAATTACTTGCTTTTAGGTAAGGTGCTTTGTAGCATCAATTAAGGCATACCTACTTCCATTTTAAATACATACATTGCAGTCTTACTTTTGATACTATAAACTGAAATTTTTAACTGAAATTAATATAGCAGCGAGACCTACTGCCTGTACTCATCAATAAcagaaaacaacaacaaagccttattCTACAAAGTGGGATTGGTTACACTGAACAAATGACATTGCTGTGTCCTATTACAAACCATGCATGTAGACATGACTATTTGTAACTATCCTTGGATGAATTATCTATGCATCACTCAAAATAAGTCAGAAAGAAAACAATGTTTACCTTGCTTCAGATCTTCAGCAAAGTTGTTTAAATCCTCATCAAGACGTTTGACATGACTATCTATCTGAAGAAAATACAGAAGATTCAAACTGGTAAATGTAGTTGTATGGTGTTGCTTATTcacatgagagagagagagagagagagagagagagagagagagagagaataaaaggaaataaagataTCCACATGATCTTGTAAATTAAGTAAAATGCACGTCATGATGGTTCCAACTTCCAGAGCTTCACTATGCCATCCAGCACAAAGCTTAATGTGTTATAGGCTTATAGCTATCATCCAAAGGCCATGTTGCATATTCAAAATAAGTACAGTAACATACAGAAgcgaataaaaatagaaatcttTTTAATGTCCAGCATGTTATATAAGATAACTACTTATAAAAGCAGACGAGAAAAGCATAAGGAATTCTTTTGGAAAATCTTAAACCTTAAAGGTATCATCACCAGCCAGATTATTAAAGTTAAAAGGGCTATTTTTTGTTGGAATAATCCATTATCATGCAATATTGCTGAAACGGAGCATCCAGAGCAATATGCTCCTTCTTCATAAATGAAGCTTCTTGTAAAAAAGGAGAATCAGAAGTAACTCTGAAAATATATTCTCTCTACTGAATGTGATAATGGTATAAGATTTTTGTGTAGTGCAAGTGATTTTAGTAGCCCTTGAGTACAGAATAGCACATGTAAACCTCTTTTCTATGATGACTCACAGGAAGTGAGAAACCTCTTAGTGTTGACTAGGTGTTAATCATACAGAATCAAtacttttcaaatttatttgctTTAAGTGGCTATTCTACAATATCTGGTTTCTGAAAAGCAGCATACTCGGTAATTCAGTATCATAATAATACTTGGTTGAATTGTGAATCTTTATTCAAACTTGTACCATTATTAATCCACATAAGAGTCAAGTGGATGTTGAATCGTTATTTTTTTGTAAGAAAGGGAATAAATAAAGAGTTTATTTTTGATGCACTGACAGTGTAAAACGTTTTACAAAGTCATGCAATAACATCCGTTCTCTTAGATGACTATTCACGTAGTCAATGTgaaatatagttatttttactgATGCGGCGTTACGTAATTAGATGCACGTGTAAAACTACTTTACACTGACGGTGCAtccaaattaaattcataaataaaatatgtgaAAGGGGAACCAAAAATGCATAAGACGGACAGTCATGTAAGAGAGCCAAAAGAGAATAAGTGAGTTAATCAagatcatttttatttaattgaaggtTGAGGATTGACAGTAACTTAAGAATTCTACTTCTGGCATCAATCGATCCTCCTCACTTATATGTTATgtatgtgtatatatgtatgtaagtGTTCACCTATCTAATGCCCTAGCATAATGGTTATGACAAGAGTAAACTTCATTGATCATTTTCAAGCATTCCATCCAATGGCAATAACCCTTCAAATATCGATGATAAGGGAAAAATCACACATTTGTTGATAAGTGCTTCACACTCAAACCCTTTTTTCCAAATTCTAAAGAAATAAAGATAGACAGAAAAATTCTCACCAAGTCATATGCTTGCCGTGCCAACAAAACTTTCTCAGTACATAGGTTCAATGCATTATCCTGATTGGCCTCGATTTCCTTTCGCAATTTCTCATTCGCAGCCTCGTCTTCCTCATTTGCATGATGATTGTTATTATAATGATGGCCACTGACATGGTTACCCTTCTTAGAGCCATGTGATGAGATCCCCATACACACCTTTGTCTGCTGCCTAGTCTGGTTTATCATAGCTTCCATCAAAAGACAAACAAAACgtgaataaaaataacaaagaaattttttactttaacaAATAGCAAGGCAGTATAAACATATTAAATGTCATTAATGGAATCAAACATGTAAACATAAGAATGACATACTaacaattaaatcaaataaaagttTTGAGAAAAAAGATTTTACATTGGGATCGTTCATCAAGTTCTCGCACAGTATTGAGAAGCCTCTGAAGCTCAGCGGGCAAAGTGCTAGCATCTATAGGAAATGGAGAATTTCAGCggcaaaattcaaaaattacaatTCACATAAGAATAGGAAATTAGGAGAAAAAATGGTAGGGCAAACAAGGTTCTTACACTCCAAATAGTCATCCACGTAGACTCCAGTGCGTGCAATTGCCATTTTGCAGGAACGATTTTCGCAATTGGTGATGAGGGTTAGGGTTTTCAATTAGGAACCCAGAGGAAAGCTTTCGCTGATACTGTAAGAGGGAGATAGAAAAGGGTAAAACGGTGTCGTATAAATGGTTCTGTNNNNNNNNNNNNNNNNNNNNNNNNNNNNNNNNNNNNNNNNNNNNNNNNNNNNNNNNNNNNNNNNNNNNNNNNNACGTCCCAGAAAAATAATCCCTTCAGTAATCAGAAAATATAAAAACGTGTACCTTCTAGAGAGAAATCTTACAAAAGTCGaatactaaatataaaagtTAACACAATCCAATCTAATCaaaatatgattttattaaagatattcAAATTTCTGTTTAATCATTCAAAATTGTTAAATGACCAAATCAAAAGATGATAAAACAAGCAGCcgcatacatatatacaaaattgTTAAACTGATACTTTCAGTAATTTTTATTAGCCTTAAATTTAAACAACAGTAAGAATTAATAATTTGAACATACAATTAGACGATCTTATCTTAAATCTCATCAAATgactttaaaatcaaattaaaaactttGTAATAATGTTAACTAACAAAACATCTGTAACTAgcaatatctttttttaattaaccaaTTTTGTGATGATTAGATAACTAGAAATTAAAAATCTACTCAAAAGCATTATATCATCTTCTTAAAACTAGTATCATAAAAATCGgataaaaagatttattattatctaaAGTCTAAACAATTTgaatcaaaagataaaaaattatctcttttatatatatatatNNNNNNNNNNNNNNNNNNNNNNNNNNNNNNNNNNNNNNNNNNNNNNNNNNNNNNNNNNNNNNNNNNNNNNNNNNNNNNNNNNNNNNNNNNNNNNNNNNNNNNNNNNNNNNNNNNTCtcataaattatatatacatgCATTCTCATAAATTCTAAATAACATCGTTGTCAAAGGGGTATGAATAAGAGAAGAATGAATTCAAAGGTAATTGTCATTTTTTCTTGTGTTCCATTAAGCATTATACCAACCTACCAATTTCCCCTCTTAACTCTTTAACAATGGGTGCTGATGAATCAACCATCACATCTTCAAGAATGTAAAATATTCAAAGCACATTTAGCTTACAACTACAATTATCATTGGAATCTTCATCCTAACCTTAATCTTAATCTTTATCTTAATCCTATTCCTAATCTTAACACTAACCCTCCTCAACTCAACGGCATAAAATACATTACAACCATCGCACACTAACAACAACATGCTACTTCTTAAAACTGCCATCAAGAACTCAATGTTGAAGAAAGGAACTATTGATGAGTTTACGATGAAGAACAATTTTGTTATACAGCGCAAGCCGATCTCAGGGTGGTTCTCATTACAATGCCTCTCGTCAAATCAAGCCTTCCAGACTATCCACCATGTCCAAAGCCGAGGATTTTAATTTGTGAATGTGAATGTATGATGGATCTTATTATGGATGGttgcttttttgttttagtttttttggttaggtttctttaatttgttctaAGTTTTAGGCTTTAGGCTTTAACTATGCAATATGCATTGGAGTCGGATCTTTCAGTAGGAAATTTTCGACGGCAAACTCCTACAGTCGTCATCAGTGTGTTTAGTTATTGTATTTGGTAAATGTTTTTATAAATGCTGAGTAACTTgtctaaataatatttataatcaaaatcaCCTGTATGCTAtcagtttttgtgttttgtacATCTTCTCCTTAAGGTTCTGAAAATCAGACCGGTCATTGAATCGTTCTAGTTATTGGTTTCCTGATTTATTGGTTCAATCAGTTCAATCTTGATTCAACCGAAaaaccgttttataataaaCACCTGATCctataaaaattcaatgaataaaGCAACTGGTTCTAAACACTCTTCTACTGCATTTTTTTACTTCAAAAGGGGATCATAAACAACTAATTCTATGAGTAAACAAACTACAATGATATGCAATGCCAAAAATAAGCCAATGATGAAATAATAAAGAGTTTCTctcttcaattctatgttcAAGCTTGTAGAATCAACAGAGTAATACCGTTGAAATAGTCTTCCCTCTTAATTTTTACATACCTCAGAATTTCctacaaaatgaaaattgaacACAACATACAgccttaaaacaaaaacaaaaacaaaacaacactCAGAAATCAATCACCTCTTCCAAACACAGCCTTAAAACAAAACAGAACAACATTCAGAGTTTGAGCATTGATAACAAAATAATTGATTtctgaaacaaaacaaacacaGCAAAACCAGCAGAACAGCATTTAGAGTGTGAGCATTGAtcacaaaaaattgatttctgaaACAATACaaacaatcaacaaaacaatgaaaatagaatttttgttccttcagaaaaagaaaacaattaaaACATGAAGCATATAATAAATCAATGATCACCAATATCCAGCAATAATCTCAAAGACAACAATAAATACACAACAACAATTTagcaaataaacaagaacaagacCTAAATAGAAAATCCAACAAATTAAATCGCGGCAACCTaataatttagcaaattaaaacAACAGCAGCCCAACAATTTAACAAATTATCAACTTAACAAGTTCAAGAACAGAAAatcacaacaaaaacaaaaaaaaaattaaaattaacagaagAACAACAGAACAACAACAGAAGAACAATTAGCAAATTAACAAGTTCACAATAACAGTTAAAATTTACTAGAAGAACACTAATGCAAGTGAAATCATCATGCTAATATGTTTTCTGCAAAGATGCTATTTGTGTTGGTAAAATTTCCTAATTACTAAGATCCAATAATTCTAATTTCACATGCAATCAACTTACTAAGTTTCTAAAAGCTAGAAATTATAAAACCAACCAGAAATATGGttaaagcatttcatcaaacatgttgAGTGCAGTAAAATTAGAACGaaataagagaattcaaagcTTAATATCAATGTGATAGAGAAGAGAACACAACTATTGTATACTTTAATTCAGTctgaaaaaaatccaaaccactACCCAGTCAAATAGTTACTTATTGTAATAGAAATCAGAAGTTGCAGAGTTTGAGCAGAGTATTGGTGTTGTGTGAGTGTATTGTCTGGTGGCGGGTTTAGGAAACTCACGACCGCGACAAAAGGGAGCAGTTCGACGCGTGGGTTGATCGCAGAGTTTGAAGCAGAGCAACGTGGCTTCCTGACAAACGCGAATGCGAACTCGAACGGTGAACGGTGAACGGCGTGGGAACGCGAACGGTGAACGCCGAGCAAACGTGAACGGCGAAGAACGCAAACGAAGACGACGGCTGAACGAGGACGCGAACGTGAACGACAAACAAACGGCGGCGGAAGCGTGGCTGAGCAGACAAAGACGACGGACGCCGAGCTCGCGGAAGCAGCTGCGATCGGTGACAGCGAACTGGGGTTGAAGACCTGGAGCACGAGGGAAGCTAACTAGACGGACGGACGGCCGGAAAAATTTGAGTGCGACCGACGGCGGCAGTATGCCACTCCTTGCGGCGGTGGTGTAGGCTTACAGTGCTAGGGTTTTTTGGCTGAGTTTCTGTGATTTCCTTCTGAATGAAAGAAAGGAAGGGAGAAAGAAACGACGGAGCTTCGGTTTTTGTGTAAACCGGCCGGAATCCGGTTCGGTTCGACCGGCCGGTTCAATGGTTTTCTAATCAACTGTTTTACATACCTGACCAAACCGTTAATATTGCTGATTTGTGGTTGAATGGATCCGACCGACCCGTCCGATCCGGTTATCAGACTCTCCCGCCTTATTGAGTTCCGCTAGGTAGGGATGGGAATAGGTCA
This portion of the Arachis duranensis cultivar V14167 chromosome 6, aradu.V14167.gnm2.J7QH, whole genome shotgun sequence genome encodes:
- the LOC107494501 gene encoding PHD finger protein ING2, which encodes MAIARTGVYVDDYLEYASTLPAELQRLLNTVRELDERSQSMINQTRQQTKVCMGISSHGSKKGNHVSGHHYNNNHHANEEDEAANEKLRKEIEANQDNALNLCTEKVLLARQAYDLIDSHVKRLDEDLNNFAEDLKQEGKIPPDEPAILPPLPIVPKPEKRKPLYVTPQSKRLDYRDRDWDREHDRDFELMPPPGSHKKEYITPMEMDTPIDPNEPTYCVCHQVSFGDMIACDNENCQGGEWFHYSCVGLTQETRFKGKWYCPTCRLLPQCQ